The region aatttctattttttcatctcttaattttttatttagagaccgaccatcttttaattttttttattataaaaaccactatttttcaattataaataaaacacatattattatttataatgaatttaattcatataataaatttaatccaACCCATAAAATATTTTCTAGTCCAGTAAAAACTCTAACTCATTTAATACTGattgtatataaaatacattagtacaagtataataaatttaattgatatgATAAATTATAAGTAAATATTATTGACATCTATATATCTCCTACcattttgtaatattttcttttttgattttttcattATTATAAGAAACAAATAGCTGATCATGTTAAGCTTCCATaaccttttttaattttactgaAATATAACTGCcaacaaattgaaaattttattcaaaaatatcttatatatatattagtttattttttccttttaacaAGACCTTTCCTTTTttaactctatatttataaataaggCATTCAAAACTTTCCATTTTTCATCTCTTAATTCATACTAACATTCTTCTTAATTAGTTcatgattaaataatttattaattttattaacataaATAACTAAAGTGTtgtgttaaaattttatttttttatgaaatttttttattgttaaagACGAAAAAAGTTCAGTATTctctaaaaaaacaatttggtCTTTTTTCCTTTGCATGTGAATATCAATAGCTTTTCCAATCAGTGAACCCTCTAATTATTGAcggaattgaaattcaaaaattaattcaTTCGATTTGAAATAAGAGGGAAATAATATTGAGTTATATATATGCAGTTAATACTCATGAGTTTTAttatggcttaatacataatttgacctctgaacttgtacccttttacccatctaacccttaaacttaacgtctcatctatcgaacctctgaatttgttaaataatccgatttgattcctgaatttgataaatacgtaaatattgaacccttccgtgtccacctgtcacttaaaacattctagaagaaattatgtacggaggggtttaatgtttacgtatttatcaagttcaggggtcaaatcggcttatttaacaagttcagaggttcgataggtgagacgttaagtttaggggttagatgggtaaaagggtacaagttcaggggtcaaactatgtattcagccgtTTTATTTTTGTCAGCTAAGCTCATAAGGCCAAAACtgtaatttcaaaaaaatttatatcacGCTTTTGTTCCCGTTAAAGAGAGagcaaacaaaatcaaaaagcAAATCAGCGTGTTCTTATTCTACCCGCCTTCTCATTCCCTCTCTCTGTTTCTCTTCTCTCATTCTAATTTTCCCGAGAAAATATACAAAATCACGCCATCCAAACAGAAAATCAATATGAAAGCATATAACAACAGTCATTCATTCGTATCGCATTGTTTCGTATGcgtttttttgatacttttagTTTTCGTAATCTCTGATCGTTTGTTCAGCTCAGTTTTCAGCTTCTCTGCTGATTATCAAaacaatttgaaatttgaagtaCGTGGATACTCGTCGGAAAACTCATCGGTTAACGCAGTTCAATTGCAAACTAAAGTCATAACGAGCAGCTCCGATCAAATTCAGTTTCTTCATGATGATTCTTCTCCGGTACTCAACAGATTTCGAAACGCTACCGTTACTGTTACTGTAAGTTTTTTTTTGCTGTTCTTTCCGATATGATTATTTGTTGACTGTTCATCTATAATCTTGTTTTCACATATTTTTCCCTCTCTAGAATCgttaataaatttgaatttcacTCAAAAGACTCGGAAACTGGAatgtgtttaaatttttttagatgaGCGGTTATGTCTATTTGATTTtctattgattttttaaattctgATAATATTcgcttaattattttattatttttaattatgtttttatgtAACAGAGGAAAAAAATCTCAAAACTAGACAGAGATGAAGAGCAGCTTGAACAAGGACTAGCTAGAGCTCGAGCTTCAATCCGCATGGCCGTTACCGGAACCAATAACAGCGTTGTCAATCAAAGCGACGTCGTTAATGATATGATATATCGTAACCGCGCCGCATTTTTTCAGTAAGTAAATAGTTTCTTAATTAATACTTCATAATTAGCTGCTAATTAAAAACTTCATAATTAAAGCTTCAGTAATTAAATAAAGCTTTTTGAAGTCTCTAAATATTACTCTGTagtatgtatttttattaaactttgcTTCTAAGCTACATACTGGCAGGATTAtagcattaattaattaacctttttgtttaatttagtgTCATCTTGTAGCTGACGCATGGTATTATTTTGTGTATGTGTATGTGTATGAGAGCAATTGCAAGCACTCAAAATTCACTcatttcttttgtaactttgaatttttttcacacTTCATAGAGTGTCCCGTACATAATTATAGCTACTGATAAAAAAGCGGTTTTGCTTGCTGCCTTTGCTGTAATGACTGCAGCTGTGTGTACTGATGAGAATACTCTTCCTTTTTCAAAAGGTCAAAATTACTAAGTGGTCCTTCACTCCTAGTtttttgctcaaattgctacCTACAagattataaaagttataaagtttCTTTAATCACTAGTGCATTCTATATGATTATTACTCTATTTTAGTGGTGGCATTGTTGAGACTTGAAAGTTAAGAGTCCACACTACATATATAAGTGGTCCTGGTCCATATAATGATCATATTCATATTGATAAGTGCTTAGCCATATGGGTAATGATTCTATCATTATATATGATTGAAGTTGATTTATTTGTTATCTTTACGTGTTTACTTGCATTTAATTTCTTgttaatttcttaattaatttctttCTAAAAATTGCTAGGATTTACAgttgttttatattgttttatacACTTAATAACAAATTGAGGGTGACACATTTGCATTTTAGTCAGGATTCCTTTTTGCTTATGTGATTTTGGCATTTACCCGCAGTTTAGACTCATCATTATTGTTAGCTCTAACTGTTATCCATCAGTTTCATTACACCATTTTTAGAGTTGATTCTCTCTAGTGATAACTGTTTATTATCAGCAATTAGATGTACTTTGCTTTACTACTTTTAAGTTCCGAAATTAGTTCTTTATTAGTACACACACTTCTAAATATGCAATGACATGTATACTTAATTAATagtaattcataaatatttttaggaGCTATATGGAGATGGAGAGAAGATTCAAAGTCTACGTGTACTCAGAAGGGGAGCCGCCAATAGTCCACGATGGGCCATGTAAGCACATATACTCGATCGAAGGGAGGTTTATACAGGAGATGGAACATGGAGCGAGGAGGTATAAAACAAGGGATGCTAAGCGTGCCCACGTTTATTTCATGCCCTTCAGCGTGACCTGGATGGTAAAGTATCTGTATAAACCTCTTTCATATGATCATACACCACTAAAGCAGTTTGTGGCTGATTATGTTAGAGTGGTTTCTACCAAATATCCCTTTTGGAATAGAACTCATGGAGCTGACCACTTTATGCTAGCTTGTCACGACTGGGTGAGTTTCTTTTTCTTAAAGTTTCCAATTCCAAATCCACtcacttttttttctttgagaAATTGGGTAGTTTAACCTagtggatatatatatatatatatatatatatatatatatatataaaaacaaaatatgtgCATATTGATTTACTTGATGAAACTCTGAATTAATAACCCCTATAAGTGGTTAACCCACTTCATCAACCACTAATTAAGTAATTATTCATATGCACATAAATTCTATTTGGACTAGAAATTTTTAagctataaaatatatattctgAATGGCAGTAACTTTTGGGGGAAAAAGTCTTATTATCTGCTAATTGATTTTCACGATACTCAAATTACCGTCTTATTTCATTTTCAAGAgtaaattttaatatgttttatttaaactattaaattttgattgCATTATGAGGTTTTTCAACAAAAACAACGTACATGTGgctgttaaattttatttatttttacttgaaaaattTATCTATATACGTATCATTTGATCTAACAACTTCtaactgaaataaaattatatatctgTGATAATTTTCCATATAACATTAAGAAAAAACTACCAAAAACTAAGACAATAATTCTAATATTCTGATAATGAAACGCCTCTTATTAGCATAGACAATTTGTCTTTATGTgtgaaaatggctaaaaaaatataatatgccCTATTCCTGTTGCAGGGTCCGCATGCATCAAGAGGCAATCAAATTCTTTACAACACATCAATTCGAGTCCTGTGCAACGCCAATACTTCTGAAGGTTTCAATCCACAAAAAGATGTAAGCCTCCCTGAAATCCACCTCCTTAGCGGCAATGTACCAACCAAACTCCAATCACCGCCACCTTCCAACACCACCCGTCCTTACCTCGCATTCTTCGCCGGTGGACTTCACGGTCCAATACGTCCGTTTCTCCTCGATCAATGGAAAGACCGCGACTCCGATATTCGCGTGTTCGAGTACTTACCTAAAAACTTAGACTATCATTCATTTATGCTGCAATCCAAATTCTGTCTATGTCCAAGCGGGCATGAAGTGGCTAGCCCTAGAATTGTTGAATCCATTTACGCTGAATGCGTGCCTGTGATTCTGTCGGATCATTATGTGCTGCCATTTAGTGATGTTTTGCAATGGGATGCGTTTTCGATACAGGTGAATGTATCGGAAATTCCGAGACTAAAGGAGATTTTGAGATCAGTCCCGGATGAGAAATATGAGAGGCTTAAAGAGGGTTTAAGAGGTGTTAGGAAGCATTTTGTGTTGAACCAGCCAGTTAAGAGATTTGATGTGTTTCATATGATTTTGCATTCTATTTGGCTTAGGAGAATAAATTTTAGACTTGGATCGCAAGACTCATGAAAAAACTTAGACTGCTACCACATTTACATCCTATAGGAAAGCAAAAGTTCGATGTATGTAAGTATGTATGTTTGTATCATTCTGCCATTTTCTTATGGTTTATAGTTGCCTTTTTTGACCTACTTCTTGTGTAATGTCATAGAATATTAATAGAGCCCTAACCAATGAAGGTGTGGTTAGGGCTCTAAACGAATAGAACCGGGCCGAGTGACCATGCCCAGCTTGTTATATAAACGAGGTTTGTTTCGAAGTCGGTTTGAGCTTTGAAGACTAAGCTCGAGTTTGGTACGTTCCTTTATATTTTACAATCGTTCGACCTCATTTGGCTTGTTTGTTTAAATGTTAAAGGTGCTAAACCAATCGTCATTTAAGTGCTAAACAAGCAGCTCGTTTAGCATTTAAACGGATGAACACAATCAAGCTCGATTAGTTAACtaaaaactatatataaattaaatcaaaactaTATCATTTTGTTTACGTACAGCTCAATTTACGAACTTGTAATCAAGTTAATATACGAGCCATCTAATGAGCTTATAATTGATCTTATTCGCGACTCCAAACTTATATAAGAGCTGTTGGTGAACGTAAACAAGCAGCATACCACTCATGAGTTCTAATTTAGTTCGTTTAAATAAAGACATAAATTTAACATCAAACTCGTTCATGTAGACTAATGAATAAGTTCGAACAGAGCTGCTCGTGAATGTAGGTATGGACTTATTGATATTCTTAAATTGTgagaatttttttgatatttcggaTTTGAATCTGCACAAGACCACATTggcttctttttctttttcattattTACATTTTAGAATGAATTAGAGAATTCAGAATTACAGTTCTACAACTCATAACATTATTTACAATACAACTTTGTATTTACATCTCTACATCTTTTTATTTCTATACAAACCCTAATTCTTACAATTGAGTCCATAATTATGACCATGTATAATAGAATATGATCAGTCAATTGGAACAAAACTATGAGAAACACGTCCAATTGAGATTTAAGCATATTCCCAATAGAGAACTGAGTGGTTTGATGATGATCTggagaaattaaaaattatgaattggAGTTGGATCCATTTGCTTCTTCATAGACTCAATAAATTCCATATCCACTTCAAACATTTCTTATATAGAAAGCATTCACAAGAGTGGCTACATCTGCTCGAACTACAGTCAGATCATTCTCTCGGAGAAGACGAGTAATATCGGACAATAGGCCTACGCTATTTTCATATATAGAccaacatatataaaattatttaaattaagaagaattacGGTAgtgtctaattttttttaactagtgttatactccctccgtcccaatagagttgtccattttgagaaatttttttttctcaaaactcttgtccactttcaaaaagtaactaacttttacacttgactttcctatattacccctatttaaaatccactaataagtaaattgaaagtaaattgcaagtggaccctatattaaataggggtatgtcAAGAAAAGTAgggaaaaatttacaaaactcataagcaataattgcttttcttaaactgtgtgataaaggcaaagtggacaactctattgagacggagggagtaatattttttaaaagtgtttaaaattagtattttaagtCATTTTTGTGTCACCTGACTATTAATAAGGCCAAAAATTTGCTGGTATAGTTTATCAttttaactttatatatatatatatatatgtatatatcatGCACACGATCATCCATTTTTTACCGATATAATAcataactttaaataaaaatgagatatatttatattttcagcACATCTATGACcgaaaattactaaaattttttgtttattaaattttttaaaaaaatattaaaaagaaattaaagttaGATATCAAAATAGCAAATTTGCAAAATTCCAGATAccattaatgtaattttttctataaattagTATATCAAGCAACATGTCATCATGGTTTTTATATTTGTACATAATGATCAATTAATCACacttaattcttttaattaatcaaaaataatattttttattgttaagttaattaagaataaatttatataaaataaacaagtcTAATTCGTATTAATTAGTGTCTAATCTAAGATTTTTAAGAGTGGCGGCGATGGGAGGAAAgaaggaaagagaaaaaaaaagacctctaatttttatttaaaaaataatttaaattggtgctaattaatatttaatctaaaattttaattagtgttaatttggattatttagagttaattaagacttttttttaattagataatCCTACTCTCTTTTTTTAGTCAAAAAGGCGAAATAGATTGATTTTTTTGCCAAATTGTGGATTAGATTGATCCAATTATGGATTGGATTGCTCTAGTTGTGAGTTAAACTAATCTGATTTGCtgaaaaataacttatttgatatttcattATAAGTTGAGGGGTGAATTGTCCTTTGTTCTAACTTTATTGCTcattaattgaaattttgttACAAGCAAATTGTACTAACATTAATTTACAAGCGACttttatttaacaaaatttaaagaaaattggGAGATGACATATTTTgacattctaattttttttttcacatcgATCAAGAGAGCAAAAGCACCATTGAAATGTAGGACAAGACATCCATAAGGTAATTACAAGAACCAAATGAACATTCAAATCCAACAAGTCTATTCTTCTTTTTAAAGAGAATCTAAACTACAAAAATTGAAAGAGAGGCTAATCAAAATGTTTGTTGCAAAATAGACCGGAAAAATTTGGAATCATACATTAATGGAAATGGTTTCCACCTTCCTGGGAGCATGAACTAAGTTTTTGTTTCCAGGAAAGGCATCACGAGATATGTCCACGAGAGCCTTGAAACTATAGGGTTCATGCATAGACAGCTCCGACAATACTTTCCTGTTCAGCTGAATGTTCTCCTTCATCAAACCGTGCATGAAATTACCATAGTTTACCTGATAAAAAGAACATGTACGCCATGGAAAGCAGAATGTCAGCATCCCTTCGCAAACCTGCTCACTTcacaattttttcaaaataaaatctaGGAGTTCCTCCATATATGTATTCTCAATCTGTTCATGGAGATATTTGGCTACAGAAAATATGTTGCACAGAAACAAAAATGATGAAATGAAAATTGCTGAAATGGGAAACGACAAAACCACATTTACAAGAAtaagtttttatatataaaattttggagTTTCATTATGATTCTCAAATATGAAAACATGACTCCAAAACATAAGACTTGACAACATAATCCATGCATATCAAGTCACATATTACATCAATGTTAAAGTGCCACAATGATTGCAGACTTAAACATTCAATTGTATTTTCATTGAGGAACGAAAGAATATTATCCACTGTAACTTACAGAAAGAATACCCTCAACTAGCTCCTTCAGATTGGCTCAGGTCTCATGCAGAATATATTACTGCAAAGAACATTAGCGCCATATGGCTGTTTTTTACAGTGACATGCTTTCTCCAAGAAATAGGGCCGACTTTTTTATTAGGCTTCTCCAAATAACGGACAACAATAATACTTTTTACCGATTTTGAGCCTCCGGTGCTAATTGCTAAATTCTACAGTACAAAAATGTCCTTCAACTCATCTAGATGTAACTAGGCATTGTCTTTCAACTTCTAAAACATAGTGACTACTAGGCACTTCCGCACATGAGATCAACCAATAACAAAACTCAAGTAAAACACTCCATAAAACTTAAAACCTAACAGAGCAAGAATACAGAAACAATCTTGCCATGCAGCAAGTTCATATTAGCGCTACTCAATGAACATAAGTTCCAAATATTGATAATGTTGTCCTAATCTCAGTGCTTGTTCGATATTGCAATTACTATGCCTAGCTGCAATAATGCTTTCCCATAAGTTGGATAATCACATAAACATGAGACTTAACAGCAATGGCATATACAAACATAGGCAAAACAATTGAGTAATCACCTTCTTCCTTAGAGGGCCACCAATTTGTACTAACTAGCAATCTACTAACTTTTGCCAGTCGATTActtttagtaaatttatataagtATTACATTATTTCATTTACTTTTTGTTTCTCTAATATCACGGATGATTAAGATTgtaaatatcttaaaaattgATCCAGGCAAACTTTTGAATGAGTCCAGTACTTGGCCATTCTCCTACATGGCCTGAATTGGATTGAGAACAATTGGCCCAAAACTTTGCGTTTGAATTCAACTTAACTATATAAACAACAAGGCTAATAACTTATCCAGGTATTTCCAAGcattaagcatggtaatagataTAAATTGAACAGATAAAATGGACCTACACAAACCATAACAGGACCACAACTCACAGTCtaagatatttaattttaacataagAGTGTTGGCTTCTCTTTTATAGAGAAGAAAAGAAGCCACCCAAACAACACATGCAAACTCTCCCCAACATCAGGATTAACATGCACACTTAGAAATGTGTGCGCGCAGATACACACATATGTATGGATATCAAAACATGCATCAGATTCAGTGATCAAATTTTAAcaatgaatatttaaaaaaattatacatcaaTTATGCTTAATGTTTATGGGT is a window of Mercurialis annua linkage group LG2, ddMerAnnu1.2, whole genome shotgun sequence DNA encoding:
- the LOC126668875 gene encoding probable glycosyltransferase At5g25310, with amino-acid sequence MKAYNNSHSFVSHCFVCVFLILLVFVISDRLFSSVFSFSADYQNNLKFEVRGYSSENSSVNAVQLQTKVITSSSDQIQFLHDDSSPVLNRFRNATVTVTRKKISKLDRDEEQLEQGLARARASIRMAVTGTNNSVVNQSDVVNDMIYRNRAAFFQSYMEMERRFKVYVYSEGEPPIVHDGPCKHIYSIEGRFIQEMEHGARRYKTRDAKRAHVYFMPFSVTWMVKYLYKPLSYDHTPLKQFVADYVRVVSTKYPFWNRTHGADHFMLACHDWGPHASRGNQILYNTSIRVLCNANTSEGFNPQKDVSLPEIHLLSGNVPTKLQSPPPSNTTRPYLAFFAGGLHGPIRPFLLDQWKDRDSDIRVFEYLPKNLDYHSFMLQSKFCLCPSGHEVASPRIVESIYAECVPVILSDHYVLPFSDVLQWDAFSIQVNVSEIPRLKEILRSVPDEKYERLKEGLRGVRKHFVLNQPVKRFDVFHMILHSIWLRRINFRLGSQDS
- the LOC126668876 gene encoding uncharacterized protein LOC126668876, which produces MNKKEIFKLAKGFRGRAKNCIRIARERVEKALQYSYRDRRNKKRDMRSLWIQRINAGTRQHGVNYGNFMHGLMKENIQLNRKVLSELSMHEPYSFKALVDISRDAFPGNKNLVHAPRKVETISINV